In Rouxiella sp. WC2420, the following proteins share a genomic window:
- a CDS encoding amino acid ABC transporter substrate-binding protein, which produces MKLLKMAIIASSVLLLNACDKPASQAEVDNTPVLRVGTSPDGYPHYFVENGQVKGFSVDILNAIGDKIHYKIQWVTSDWVGVLGSLETGKVDTVGNFADTPERRQKYDFSNPYYYSAAQLAVSINNKTIHGLQDMKGKTVAADLGSNYANVLKEYDPQNQIKLVNFEGQDVVLNAVAQGKVDAYVSGQVILLGRIKHSHLPLKVVGEPFGVKQVALPFRKDPRGEALRKKVDVALEQLRADGTLSKISEKWFDRDLSVKPSNSSAPPATTAPVTTNVTATTTTTTSSTKG; this is translated from the coding sequence ATGAAGCTGCTAAAAATGGCGATCATCGCCAGCTCAGTACTTCTGCTTAATGCCTGCGATAAACCCGCGTCTCAGGCAGAGGTCGATAACACGCCAGTACTACGTGTCGGTACTTCTCCAGACGGTTATCCACACTATTTTGTCGAGAATGGTCAGGTCAAAGGCTTTAGCGTGGATATCCTCAACGCGATTGGCGATAAAATTCATTATAAAATCCAGTGGGTCACCTCGGACTGGGTCGGCGTGCTCGGCTCTCTGGAAACGGGAAAAGTAGATACTGTGGGAAACTTTGCCGATACGCCGGAGCGTCGCCAAAAGTATGACTTTAGCAATCCCTATTACTACAGCGCGGCACAGCTGGCGGTCAGCATTAATAACAAGACTATCCACGGCTTGCAGGATATGAAAGGTAAAACCGTGGCCGCCGATCTGGGTTCTAACTATGCCAACGTACTGAAAGAATACGACCCGCAAAATCAAATAAAGCTGGTGAATTTCGAGGGGCAAGACGTGGTGCTTAACGCCGTGGCGCAGGGCAAGGTTGATGCCTATGTTTCAGGGCAAGTGATATTGCTTGGCCGCATCAAGCACAGCCACCTTCCGCTAAAAGTGGTGGGCGAACCGTTTGGTGTTAAACAGGTGGCTCTGCCATTCCGTAAAGATCCGCGTGGTGAAGCATTGCGTAAAAAAGTGGATGTCGCGCTGGAGCAGCTTCGCGCCGATGGGACGCTGAGCAAAATTTCTGAAAAGTGGTTTGACCGCGACCTGAGTGTGAAACCTTCAAACAGTTCAGCTCCGCCTGCTACAACCGCTCCCGTCACTACCAATGTAACTGCCACTACCACGACTACTACCAGCTCAACGAAAGGATAA
- a CDS encoding NtaA/DmoA family FMN-dependent monooxygenase (This protein belongs to a clade of FMN-dependent monooxygenases, within a broader family of flavin-dependent oxidoreductases, the luciferase-like monooxygenase (LMM) family, some of whose members use coenzyme F420 rather than FMN.) encodes MSSLHLALFLDPTGCHYAGWRMPSAKKVPQASEWSVLKDLTLKAEAAKFDMVFMADKLSIDDIYNRSFADAVHHRITERPEPFSVLSALGAVTEKIGLAGTVSSSFIQPFAAARTLATLDHLTGGRAAWNVVTSTSDAEASNFGQQLLSHDQRYLKAEAFIDAVRTLWDTWDDNAIIGDRENGVYAIGERIRYADIDNDWFKVKGPLNVPRSPQGHPVTIQAGGSGAFTALAARKADAIFAAEKPNLASAQQYYAQLKKQVAEQGRSPDSLKVLPGLQPIIGATQKEADDLLNELTQLHHPLATLSHLSNTMNYDWGQHKLDEAVPDIAAQLGRRERFEPMLNHARENGMTLRQFAKWVARSGFIVAGTAESLAERIATWYQERAVDGFVIMPPYVPGASDDFFTKVVPILQERGVFRSEYQADTLRGHLGLERPSRRVNRFG; translated from the coding sequence ATGTCTTCGCTACACCTTGCCCTGTTTCTTGACCCTACCGGCTGCCACTATGCCGGCTGGCGCATGCCCTCGGCCAAAAAAGTCCCACAAGCCTCTGAATGGTCGGTGTTAAAAGATTTAACCCTGAAAGCTGAGGCCGCCAAATTTGATATGGTCTTTATGGCTGACAAGTTATCAATTGACGATATCTATAACCGCAGCTTTGCCGATGCCGTCCATCATCGCATTACAGAGCGTCCGGAACCCTTTTCAGTGCTTTCTGCTTTAGGCGCCGTAACAGAAAAAATTGGCCTCGCCGGCACGGTCTCCAGTTCGTTTATTCAGCCCTTTGCCGCCGCGCGAACCTTAGCGACGCTTGACCATCTTACCGGCGGGCGCGCAGCGTGGAATGTTGTAACCTCGACCAGCGATGCCGAAGCCAGCAATTTTGGACAACAGTTGTTAAGCCATGACCAGCGTTATCTGAAAGCCGAAGCTTTTATTGATGCCGTGCGCACTCTCTGGGATACCTGGGACGATAACGCCATTATCGGCGATCGTGAAAACGGCGTTTACGCCATTGGGGAACGCATTCGCTACGCCGATATCGATAATGACTGGTTCAAGGTTAAAGGCCCGTTAAACGTGCCGCGCTCGCCGCAGGGCCATCCGGTGACTATTCAGGCTGGAGGTTCAGGCGCCTTTACCGCCCTGGCCGCACGTAAGGCTGACGCTATTTTTGCCGCCGAAAAACCAAATTTGGCCTCTGCCCAGCAGTATTATGCCCAGTTGAAAAAACAGGTTGCCGAGCAGGGTCGATCGCCGGACAGCCTCAAAGTGTTGCCGGGTCTGCAACCGATTATAGGTGCGACTCAAAAAGAAGCTGATGATTTGTTGAATGAATTGACGCAGTTACATCATCCGCTGGCGACGCTGAGTCACCTTTCCAATACCATGAACTACGACTGGGGACAGCATAAGCTGGACGAGGCCGTGCCGGATATTGCTGCCCAGCTGGGTCGTCGCGAGCGCTTTGAGCCGATGCTAAATCATGCTCGTGAAAACGGTATGACCCTGCGTCAGTTTGCAAAATGGGTCGCTCGTTCTGGCTTTATCGTGGCGGGTACTGCTGAATCTCTGGCTGAGCGCATCGCTACCTGGTATCAAGAGCGCGCGGTGGATGGTTTTGTGATTATGCCTCCTTATGTGCCCGGCGCTTCGGATGATTTCTTTACCAAAGTGGTGCCGATCCTACAGGAAAGAGGCGTATTCAGGAGTGAGTATCAGGCTGATACGTTACGCGGTCACTTAGGCCTTGAGCGTCCTAGTCGTAGGGTAAATCGATTCGGGTAA
- a CDS encoding cupin domain-containing protein has translation MSLYSLQQEANELPQAWRSRVLGRVGHANIKVLRMDERSVIEEVHDYDEGLLVINGRLQLGIAGEKFIVEAGELYVAKAGIPHTVESGSFGTLVIIDLPESIYPTTRTLKA, from the coding sequence ATGTCTCTTTATTCTTTGCAACAAGAAGCCAATGAATTACCTCAAGCGTGGCGTTCGCGCGTATTAGGCCGTGTCGGCCACGCTAATATTAAAGTGTTACGGATGGATGAGCGTTCGGTAATTGAAGAGGTCCATGATTATGATGAAGGTTTATTGGTTATCAACGGGCGTCTGCAGCTCGGCATTGCGGGTGAAAAATTCATCGTGGAGGCAGGTGAGCTGTATGTGGCCAAAGCGGGCATTCCTCACACGGTGGAGTCTGGCAGCTTTGGCACACTGGTGATTATCGATTTACCCGAATCGATTTACCCTACGACTAGGACGCTCAAGGCCTAA